In a genomic window of Venatoribacter cucullus:
- the gmd gene encoding GDP-mannose 4,6-dehydratase, whose product MTKAIVTGITGQDGAYLAELLLEKGYIVYGTYRRTASVNFWRIEELGIAKHPNLHLVEYDLTDLSSSIRLLQHSGATEVYNLAAQSFVGVSFEQPLTTAEITGIGPVNLLEAIRIVNPKIRFYQASTSEMFGKVQAIPQQEDTPFYPRSPYGVAKLYAHWMTINYRESYGIFGTSGILFNHESPLRGQEFVTRKITDSVAKIKLGKQDVLELGNLDAKRDWGYAKDYVEGMWRMLQADEPDTFVLATNRTETVRDFVTLACRAADITIEWQGNGEEEKGVDVATGKVIVQVNPKFYRPAEVDLLIGNPAKAKAVLGWEPKTTLEELCKMMVEADLRRNKAGFSF is encoded by the coding sequence ATGACCAAAGCAATCGTTACAGGAATCACCGGCCAGGATGGCGCATACCTGGCAGAACTGCTGCTGGAGAAAGGGTATATCGTCTATGGCACATACCGTCGCACGGCGTCGGTTAATTTCTGGCGCATAGAGGAGCTGGGTATTGCCAAACACCCAAATCTTCACCTTGTGGAATATGATTTAACTGATTTGTCCTCCAGCATCCGGTTATTACAACACTCAGGCGCAACCGAAGTTTATAACCTGGCGGCACAAAGTTTTGTTGGGGTTTCATTTGAGCAGCCCTTAACCACCGCTGAAATTACAGGTATTGGCCCGGTTAATCTGCTGGAGGCCATCCGTATTGTTAACCCAAAAATCCGTTTTTATCAGGCTTCTACCTCGGAAATGTTTGGCAAAGTACAGGCTATTCCACAGCAGGAAGATACGCCGTTTTACCCACGCAGTCCTTATGGTGTTGCCAAGTTATATGCCCACTGGATGACCATTAACTATCGTGAGTCTTACGGTATTTTTGGCACCAGTGGCATTCTGTTTAACCATGAATCGCCACTGCGTGGACAAGAGTTTGTAACCCGTAAAATCACTGATTCTGTAGCCAAAATAAAACTGGGTAAGCAGGATGTATTAGAGCTGGGTAACCTGGACGCCAAGCGCGATTGGGGGTATGCCAAAGACTACGTAGAAGGTATGTGGCGTATGCTGCAGGCAGATGAGCCTGATACGTTTGTATTGGCTACAAACCGCACAGAGACTGTACGTGATTTTGTAACCCTTGCCTGTAGAGCAGCAGATATAACGATTGAATGGCAAGGTAACGGCGAAGAAGAGAAGGGAGTGGATGTCGCTACCGGTAAAGTGATAGTGCAAGTTAACCCTAAATTTTATCGCCCGGCAGAAGTTGATTTACTTATTGGTAACCCGGCCAAAGCTAAAGCCGTACTGGGCTGGGAGCCAAAAACCACCCTTGAGGAACTGTGTAAAATGATGGTAGAAGCTGACCTTCGTCGTAATAAAGCCGGATTTTCATTTTGA